A genomic window from Methylorubrum extorquens includes:
- a CDS encoding transglycosylase SLT domain-containing protein — protein sequence MGVYPEPARCADDVSRLVPCGSNAGNGAAPQPSRVRSPLVRSLAALSASLTLLLAGPQDVSAYENAHVAITIPTMVRADLRPAGAAAEWGGTALICQDGGLTASIDRMQASLANPRTDNDDEILRFGEMSVPRPLVETILKASEVTGVDPVYMMALADKESSFDTSVKSSASSAQGLFQFVTGTWLEMIRQYGAKHGMADEAAAVKGHGTGITIADAGLRKRVLDLRNDPFVSGLMAGELIKRDRSRIEARIGRELKTTELYLAHFLGTASAGKFLSLSAEDPDKVATAAFGRAARANRAIFTAKDGAKRRSLTVAEVHEKLDGMIDRRLSQYQAIADLAQQQADELAAPILDARLRLNEVVAPSLALHSVQ from the coding sequence ATGGGGGTTTACCCGGAGCCGGCGCGCTGCGCCGACGACGTAAGCCGACTCGTGCCTTGCGGGTCGAATGCCGGCAACGGTGCTGCTCCGCAGCCGTCGCGCGTTCGTTCGCCGCTCGTGCGTAGCCTTGCCGCCCTGAGCGCCAGCCTGACCCTGCTGCTGGCCGGGCCGCAGGACGTGTCCGCCTACGAGAACGCACATGTCGCGATAACGATCCCGACGATGGTGCGGGCCGATCTCCGCCCGGCCGGGGCCGCGGCGGAATGGGGTGGCACCGCGCTGATCTGTCAGGACGGGGGGCTAACCGCCTCGATCGACCGCATGCAGGCCTCGCTGGCCAATCCCCGCACGGACAACGACGACGAGATTCTGCGCTTCGGCGAGATGAGCGTGCCACGTCCGCTGGTGGAGACGATCCTGAAGGCCTCCGAGGTGACCGGCGTCGATCCCGTCTACATGATGGCGCTGGCCGACAAGGAATCGAGCTTCGATACCAGCGTGAAGTCCTCCGCCTCCTCGGCGCAGGGTCTGTTCCAGTTCGTCACCGGCACGTGGCTGGAGATGATCCGCCAGTACGGCGCCAAGCACGGGATGGCCGACGAGGCCGCCGCGGTGAAGGGGCATGGCACCGGCATCACCATTGCCGATGCGGGACTGCGCAAGCGGGTGCTCGACCTGCGCAACGACCCCTTCGTGTCCGGTTTGATGGCCGGCGAGCTGATCAAGCGTGACCGCAGCCGGATCGAAGCCCGGATCGGCCGCGAGTTGAAGACCACCGAACTGTATCTCGCGCATTTCCTCGGCACCGCGAGCGCCGGCAAGTTCCTCTCGCTCAGCGCCGAGGATCCGGACAAGGTCGCCACGGCCGCCTTCGGCCGCGCCGCGCGGGCCAACCGCGCGATCTTCACCGCCAAGGACGGGGCCAAGCGCCGCAGCCTGACCGTGGCCGAAGTCCACGAGAAGCTCGACGGCATGATCGACCGGCGCCTGAGCCAGTATCAGGCCATCGCCGACCTCGCGCAGCAGCAGGCCGACGAGCTGGCTGCGCCGATCCTCGACGCCCGCTTGCGGCTCAATGAGGTCGTGGCGCCGTCGCTCGCGCTCCACTCGGTGCAGTAG
- the dgcA gene encoding N-acetyl-D-Glu racemase DgcA → MPRLTVSVERFPIAGSFTISRGSRTEAVVVVATLEAGPFRGRGECVPYARYGETVENVAAVLEEQAEWIASGGGRFDLAGRMKPGAARNALDCALWDFEAKRTGTPAYELAGVAAPGPVTTAYTLSLGDPEAMEEAARAASHRPLLKVKLGGEGDPERIAAVRRGAPDSRLIVDANEAWRPETIHDNLAACTAAGVGLIEQPLPAGEDELLAEIDRTIPICADESLHDRAGLDALAKRYDAINIKLDKAGGLTEALKLAHEARARGFEIMVGCMVGSSLAMAPAMLLAHHAGYVDLDGPLLLAQDREPALRYEGSTVYPPLPELWG, encoded by the coding sequence ATGCCGCGTCTGACCGTTTCCGTCGAGCGCTTCCCCATCGCCGGATCGTTCACGATCTCCCGCGGCAGCCGGACCGAGGCGGTCGTCGTCGTCGCGACGCTCGAGGCCGGTCCGTTTCGCGGCCGGGGTGAGTGCGTGCCCTATGCCCGTTATGGCGAGACGGTCGAGAATGTCGCTGCCGTGCTCGAAGAGCAGGCCGAATGGATCGCCAGCGGGGGAGGACGTTTCGATCTTGCCGGGCGGATGAAGCCGGGCGCGGCCCGCAACGCCCTCGACTGCGCCCTGTGGGATTTCGAGGCGAAACGCACCGGCACGCCCGCCTACGAACTCGCGGGCGTCGCCGCGCCGGGGCCCGTCACCACTGCGTACACTCTGAGCCTCGGCGATCCCGAGGCGATGGAGGAAGCGGCCCGCGCGGCGTCGCACCGTCCGCTCTTGAAGGTGAAGCTCGGCGGCGAGGGCGACCCCGAGCGGATCGCCGCCGTGCGCCGCGGCGCGCCGGATTCACGCCTGATCGTCGATGCCAACGAGGCGTGGCGCCCTGAGACGATCCACGACAACCTCGCGGCTTGCACAGCAGCGGGCGTCGGCCTGATCGAGCAGCCCCTCCCGGCGGGCGAGGATGAGTTGCTCGCCGAGATCGACCGCACGATCCCGATCTGCGCCGACGAGAGCCTGCACGACCGCGCCGGGCTCGATGCGCTGGCCAAGCGCTACGACGCGATCAACATCAAGCTCGACAAGGCCGGCGGGCTGACCGAGGCACTGAAGCTCGCGCACGAGGCGCGAGCACGGGGCTTCGAGATCATGGTCGGCTGCATGGTCGGCTCGTCGCTGGCCATGGCGCCGGCCATGCTGCTCGCCCACCACGCAGGGTATGTCGATCTCGACGGGCCGCTGCTGCTCGCCCAGGACCGGGAGCCGGCCCTGCGCTACGAGGGCAGCACGGTCTATCCGCCGCTGCCCGAATTGTGGGGTTAG
- the dgcN gene encoding N-acetyltransferase DgcN, whose translation MQIATPYLMFLGDVPDRLAAKTAYGINDWRPEWCVGQLRMEGCAADLDIFDLTLDEAVAKGCKTMVVGVVNAGGVLPDHWVEEIVAALDAGLDVASGLHVRLGSIRQIAEAAKRSGRALHDVRHTTETFPTGKGTKRPGRRLLTVGTDCSVGKKYTALALERGMRERGFDADFRATGQTGVFISGRGVAIDAVVADFISGAVEWVSPAAEPNHWDLIEGQGSLFHPSFAGVSLGLLHGAQADAFVICHEPTRTRMRGVDASLPTIQEVIDLTIRCGSLTNPGIRPVGIAVNTQALDASQARALLSEAESTHGLHATDPVRFGVEGIVDRIATEFPA comes from the coding sequence ATGCAGATCGCCACGCCCTACCTGATGTTTCTCGGCGACGTGCCCGACCGGCTCGCCGCCAAGACCGCCTACGGCATCAACGACTGGCGGCCGGAATGGTGCGTCGGCCAGCTCCGGATGGAGGGCTGCGCCGCCGATCTCGACATCTTCGACCTGACGCTGGACGAGGCGGTCGCCAAGGGCTGCAAGACCATGGTCGTCGGCGTCGTCAACGCGGGCGGCGTGCTACCCGATCACTGGGTCGAGGAGATCGTTGCCGCGCTCGATGCCGGGCTCGACGTGGCGAGCGGGCTGCACGTGCGGCTCGGCTCGATCCGGCAGATCGCCGAAGCGGCAAAGCGCAGCGGCCGCGCCCTGCACGACGTCCGCCACACCACCGAGACCTTCCCCACCGGCAAGGGCACGAAGCGGCCGGGGCGTCGCCTGCTCACGGTCGGCACCGATTGCTCCGTCGGCAAGAAGTATACGGCGCTTGCTCTCGAACGCGGCATGCGCGAGCGCGGCTTCGACGCCGATTTCCGCGCCACCGGCCAGACCGGGGTGTTCATCTCCGGCCGGGGTGTGGCGATCGATGCGGTTGTGGCCGATTTCATATCCGGCGCCGTCGAATGGGTCTCGCCGGCGGCCGAGCCGAATCATTGGGATTTGATCGAGGGGCAAGGCTCGCTGTTCCACCCCTCCTTCGCCGGCGTCAGCCTCGGTCTGCTGCACGGCGCGCAGGCCGATGCCTTCGTGATCTGCCACGAGCCGACCCGCACGCGCATGCGGGGCGTCGATGCGAGCCTGCCGACGATCCAGGAGGTCATCGACCTGACCATCCGCTGCGGCTCTCTGACCAATCCGGGCATCCGCCCAGTCGGTATCGCCGTGAACACGCAGGCGCTCGACGCCTCGCAGGCGCGCGCGCTCCTGAGCGAGGCGGAGTCCACGCACGGCCTTCACGCGACCGATCCCGTACGCTTCGGTGTCGAGGGGATCGTCGATCGCATCGCCACCGAGTTTCCGGCCTGA
- the ilvD gene encoding dihydroxy-acid dehydratase: MPAYRSRTTTHGRNMAGARGLWRATGMKDSDFGKPIIAVVNSFTQFVPGHVHLKDLGQLVAREIEQAGGVAKEFNTIAVDDGIAMGHDGMLYSLPSRELIADSVEYMVNAHCADAMVCISNCDKITPGMLMAALRLNIPAVFVSGGPMEAGKVVMNGVTRKFDLVDAMVAAADDRVSDEDVAVIERSACPTCGSCSGMFTANSMNCLTEALGLSLPGNGSTLATHADRKRLFVEAGHLIVDLARRHYEQDDASVLPRAIATMAAFENAMTLDIAMGGSTNTVLHLLAAAHEGEVPFTMADIDRLSRRVPVLCKVAPAVANVHMEDVHRAGGIMGILGELDRAGLIDRSVGNVGSGTLGAALDRWDVKKTQSEAVQTFFRAAPGGVPTQVAFSQASRWDELDLDREAGVIRAADHAYSKDGGLAVLYGNLAEDGCIVKTAGVDASILTFTGTAHVFESQDASVDAILNGRVKAGEVVLIRYEGPRGGPGMQEMLYPTSYLKSKGLGKACALVTDGRFSGGSSGLSIGHVSPEAAEGGLIGLVEQGDRIEIDIPNRRIHLAVDEAVLAERRAARETQGWRPAAPRKRKVSTALRAYAMLATSAAKGAVRRIEE; the protein is encoded by the coding sequence ATGCCTGCTTACCGCTCCCGCACCACCACACACGGCCGTAACATGGCCGGCGCCCGCGGCCTGTGGCGCGCCACGGGCATGAAGGATTCGGATTTCGGCAAGCCGATCATCGCGGTGGTGAATTCGTTCACGCAGTTCGTGCCCGGCCACGTCCACCTGAAGGATCTCGGTCAGCTCGTGGCCCGCGAGATCGAGCAGGCGGGCGGCGTCGCGAAGGAGTTCAACACCATCGCGGTCGATGACGGCATCGCCATGGGCCATGACGGGATGCTCTACTCGCTGCCGTCGCGCGAGCTGATCGCGGACTCGGTCGAGTACATGGTCAACGCGCATTGCGCCGACGCCATGGTCTGCATCTCGAATTGCGACAAGATCACCCCCGGCATGCTGATGGCGGCGCTCCGCCTCAACATCCCGGCGGTCTTCGTCTCCGGCGGGCCGATGGAGGCGGGCAAGGTCGTGATGAACGGCGTCACCCGCAAGTTCGACCTCGTCGACGCCATGGTGGCGGCGGCCGACGACCGGGTGTCGGACGAGGATGTGGCCGTCATCGAGCGCTCGGCCTGCCCGACCTGCGGCTCGTGCTCGGGCATGTTCACGGCCAATTCCATGAACTGCCTCACCGAGGCGCTGGGCCTCTCGTTGCCCGGCAACGGCTCGACGCTCGCGACTCACGCCGACCGCAAGCGCCTGTTCGTCGAGGCGGGCCACCTCATCGTCGATCTCGCCCGCCGCCACTACGAGCAGGACGACGCCAGCGTCCTGCCGCGTGCGATCGCGACGATGGCCGCCTTCGAGAACGCGATGACGCTCGACATCGCCATGGGCGGCTCGACCAACACGGTGCTGCACCTGCTCGCCGCCGCGCACGAGGGCGAGGTGCCCTTCACCATGGCCGATATCGACCGGCTGTCGCGCCGCGTTCCGGTGCTGTGCAAGGTCGCCCCGGCGGTCGCGAACGTCCACATGGAGGACGTGCACCGGGCCGGCGGCATCATGGGCATCCTCGGCGAACTCGACCGCGCCGGTCTGATCGACCGCTCCGTCGGCAATGTCGGATCGGGCACGCTCGGCGCGGCGCTCGACCGCTGGGACGTCAAGAAGACCCAGAGCGAGGCGGTCCAGACTTTCTTCCGCGCCGCGCCCGGCGGCGTGCCGACCCAGGTCGCCTTCAGCCAAGCCTCGCGCTGGGATGAACTCGACCTCGACCGCGAGGCCGGCGTCATCCGTGCGGCCGACCACGCCTATTCGAAGGATGGCGGGCTGGCCGTGCTCTACGGCAACCTCGCCGAGGACGGCTGCATCGTGAAGACGGCCGGCGTCGATGCCTCGATCCTCACCTTCACCGGAACCGCCCACGTGTTCGAGAGCCAGGATGCGTCGGTGGATGCCATCCTCAACGGCCGGGTGAAGGCCGGCGAGGTCGTGCTGATCCGCTACGAAGGTCCCCGCGGCGGCCCCGGCATGCAGGAGATGCTCTACCCGACCAGCTACCTGAAATCGAAGGGCCTCGGCAAAGCCTGCGCACTGGTCACCGACGGCCGCTTCTCCGGCGGCTCCTCCGGCCTGTCCATCGGCCACGTCTCGCCGGAAGCCGCCGAGGGCGGTCTGATCGGCCTCGTGGAGCAGGGCGACCGGATCGAGATCGACATCCCGAATCGGCGCATCCACCTTGCCGTCGATGAGGCGGTGCTCGCCGAGCGCCGCGCCGCCCGCGAGACGCAAGGCTGGCGTCCGGCCGCGCCCCGCAAGCGCAAGGTCAGCACGGCGCTGCGCGCCTACGCCATGCTCGCCACCAGCGCCGCCAAGGGGGCGGTGCGGCGGATCGAGGAATAG
- a CDS encoding 2-isopropylmalate synthase, whose amino-acid sequence MANTTQSAKDRVVIFDTTLRDGEQCPGATMTLDEKLAVAELLDGMGVDIIEAGFPIASNGDFEAVCEIARRTKRATVAGLARAIPADIARAGEAVRHAERGRIHTFVSTSAIHLAHQMRKTQDEVIEIILKTVAQARDLVEDVEWSAMDATRTDIDYLCRCVEAAIRSGATTINLPDTVGYATPQEYGAMFRQVRERVPNADKAIFSVHCHNDLGLAVANSLAGLEGGARQIECTVNGIGERAGNAALEEIVMAIRTRADVMPYDTGIDSTMLTRASKLVSHAANFPVQYNKAIVGRNAFAHESGIHQDGMLKHSETYEIMTPASVGLAKTSLVMGKHSGRAAFKSKLGELGISLSDNQFQDVFERFKALADRKKHVYDEDIEALVDEKLATAHDRIKLVSLSVIAGTRGPQRATMKIEMDGRVFTAEADGNGPVDAVFNAIHEIVPHDAVLELYQVHAVTEGTDAQAEVSVRLKAGERSVTARGADPDTLVASAKAYLSALNKLSAASVRLHAQHAAVV is encoded by the coding sequence ATGGCGAACACCACTCAGAGCGCGAAGGACCGCGTCGTCATCTTCGACACGACGTTGCGCGACGGCGAGCAATGCCCCGGCGCCACCATGACGCTCGACGAGAAGCTGGCGGTGGCCGAACTGCTCGACGGCATGGGCGTCGACATCATCGAGGCGGGCTTCCCCATCGCCTCGAACGGCGACTTCGAGGCCGTCTGCGAGATCGCGCGGCGCACCAAGCGGGCGACCGTGGCCGGCCTTGCCCGTGCCATACCCGCCGACATCGCCCGGGCCGGCGAGGCGGTGCGGCACGCCGAGCGCGGCCGCATCCACACTTTCGTCTCGACCTCGGCGATCCACCTCGCCCACCAGATGCGCAAGACGCAGGATGAGGTGATCGAGATCATCCTCAAGACCGTGGCCCAGGCCCGTGACCTCGTCGAGGACGTGGAGTGGTCGGCCATGGACGCGACCCGTACCGACATCGACTACCTCTGCCGCTGTGTGGAGGCGGCGATCCGCTCGGGCGCCACCACCATCAACCTGCCCGACACGGTGGGTTACGCCACGCCGCAGGAATACGGCGCGATGTTCCGCCAAGTCCGCGAGCGCGTCCCGAACGCCGACAAGGCGATCTTCTCCGTGCATTGCCACAACGATCTCGGGCTGGCGGTGGCGAACTCCCTCGCCGGCCTGGAGGGCGGAGCCCGGCAGATCGAGTGTACGGTCAACGGCATCGGCGAGCGCGCCGGCAATGCGGCGCTCGAAGAGATCGTCATGGCGATCCGCACCCGCGCCGACGTGATGCCCTACGACACCGGCATCGACTCGACGATGCTGACCCGCGCCTCGAAGCTCGTCAGCCACGCGGCGAACTTCCCCGTGCAGTACAACAAGGCCATCGTCGGCCGGAACGCCTTCGCCCACGAGAGCGGCATCCACCAGGACGGCATGCTCAAGCATTCCGAGACCTACGAGATCATGACCCCGGCCTCCGTCGGTCTCGCCAAGACCTCGCTGGTGATGGGTAAGCATTCGGGGCGCGCCGCGTTCAAGTCGAAACTCGGCGAACTCGGCATCTCGTTGTCCGACAACCAGTTCCAGGACGTGTTCGAGCGCTTCAAGGCGTTGGCCGACCGCAAGAAGCACGTCTACGACGAGGATATCGAGGCGCTGGTGGATGAGAAGCTCGCCACCGCCCACGACCGCATCAAGCTCGTCTCCCTGTCGGTGATCGCCGGCACGCGGGGCCCGCAGCGCGCGACGATGAAGATCGAGATGGACGGCCGCGTCTTTACCGCGGAGGCCGACGGCAATGGCCCGGTCGATGCGGTCTTCAACGCGATCCACGAGATCGTGCCGCACGACGCAGTGCTCGAACTCTATCAGGTCCACGCCGTGACCGAGGGAACCGACGCGCAGGCCGAAGTCTCGGTCCGCCTGAAGGCCGGGGAGCGCTCGGTCACGGCGCGGGGCGCCGACCCGGACACGCTGGTCGCCTCGGCCAAGGCGTATCTGTCGGCACTCAACAAGCTCTCGGCGGCCTCCGTGCGGCTGCACGCGCAGCACGCCGCGGTGGTGTAA
- a CDS encoding NUDIX hydrolase, giving the protein MSIEIAGEAAPGFSLTPLERVSARRVEHDWAWARDNAEAIDRNWERRRVDTPGLFDGPVYLASGCTLADGACEASLFEVRYSRFLAFRDAGVPDALVANAFAAIVPHSRDGAVLLGVMGAHTANAGQIYFPCGTPDPGDLRDDGTVDLAGSAARELLEETGLTLPEGAAEEWVLLRGDGQLAFLRPVQFDGSAETLKTRIEAHRGHEDEPELARSVIARSRADIDAARMPGFVQAYLASIFPA; this is encoded by the coding sequence GTGTCGATTGAGATCGCGGGCGAGGCCGCACCCGGTTTCAGCCTCACGCCGCTGGAGCGGGTCTCGGCGCGGCGCGTCGAGCACGATTGGGCCTGGGCGCGTGACAACGCCGAGGCGATCGACCGCAACTGGGAGCGCCGACGGGTGGACACCCCGGGCCTGTTCGACGGGCCGGTCTATCTCGCCAGCGGCTGCACTCTCGCGGACGGCGCCTGCGAGGCGAGCCTGTTCGAGGTGCGCTACTCGCGCTTCCTCGCCTTCCGCGATGCGGGCGTGCCCGACGCGCTTGTGGCCAACGCCTTCGCGGCGATCGTTCCGCACAGCCGTGACGGGGCGGTCCTGCTCGGCGTGATGGGCGCCCACACCGCCAATGCCGGCCAGATCTACTTCCCCTGCGGTACGCCCGATCCCGGCGACCTGCGCGACGACGGCACGGTCGATCTCGCGGGCAGCGCCGCGCGCGAGCTTTTGGAGGAAACCGGCCTGACGCTTCCCGAGGGGGCGGCGGAGGAATGGGTGCTGCTGCGCGGCGACGGCCAACTCGCCTTCCTGCGCCCGGTCCAGTTCGACGGCTCGGCCGAGACGCTGAAGACCCGGATCGAAGCGCATCGCGGCCACGAGGACGAGCCGGAACTCGCCCGCAGCGTTATCGCCCGTTCGCGCGCCGACATCGACGCCGCCCGGATGCCGGGCTTCGTTCAGGCCTATCTCGCAAGCATCTTTCCCGCCTGA
- a CDS encoding PhzF family phenazine biosynthesis protein produces MPDRRFATLDVFTDTPLAGNPLAVVLDSEGLSAEAMQAIAGEFNLSETVFVLPPAEPRHRARLRIFTPARELPFAGHPTVGTAVLLVLRDRAERQAVALADAAAFGIEEEIGIVSCVVEAAEDGKSGRARFKLPVLPTYLGEAPANDALAAALGLKPGDLGFHRHQPSRHGAGPAFTFVPLASGEALAQARLDTARFERLFRHAEPDALYLYAVDAEGLGQSYQARMFAPHLGVAEDPATGSAAAAFAGVLMQFEPLGEGTHDVTIRQGVAMGRPSTIDLQVVIAEGALRSVEIGGQAVVVSEGVLRVD; encoded by the coding sequence ATGCCGGACCGCCGCTTCGCCACCCTCGACGTGTTCACCGACACGCCGCTGGCCGGAAATCCGCTCGCGGTGGTGCTCGACAGCGAGGGGCTCAGCGCCGAGGCGATGCAGGCGATCGCCGGCGAGTTCAACCTGTCGGAAACGGTGTTCGTCCTGCCGCCGGCCGAGCCGCGCCACCGGGCCCGTCTGCGCATCTTCACGCCGGCCCGCGAACTGCCCTTCGCCGGCCATCCGACCGTCGGCACCGCGGTGCTGCTCGTTCTCCGCGACCGGGCCGAGCGGCAGGCGGTGGCGCTGGCGGATGCCGCTGCCTTCGGCATCGAGGAAGAGATCGGCATCGTCTCCTGCGTGGTCGAGGCGGCGGAGGATGGTAAAAGCGGCCGTGCGCGCTTCAAGCTGCCGGTTCTGCCGACCTATCTCGGCGAGGCCCCGGCCAACGATGCCCTGGCGGCCGCCCTGGGACTGAAGCCTGGTGATCTCGGCTTCCACCGCCATCAGCCGAGTCGCCACGGGGCCGGCCCCGCCTTCACCTTCGTGCCGCTGGCCTCCGGCGAGGCGCTGGCGCAGGCCCGGCTCGATACTGCCCGGTTCGAGCGCTTGTTCCGACATGCCGAGCCCGACGCGCTCTACCTCTACGCCGTTGACGCGGAGGGCCTTGGGCAGAGCTATCAAGCGCGGATGTTCGCGCCCCATCTCGGCGTCGCGGAAGACCCGGCGACGGGCAGCGCCGCGGCGGCCTTCGCCGGCGTGTTGATGCAGTTCGAGCCGCTGGGCGAGGGCACCCACGACGTGACCATCCGCCAGGGCGTCGCCATGGGGCGGCCGAGCACGATCGACCTTCAGGTCGTCATCGCGGAGGGCGCCCTGCGTTCCGTCGAGATCGGCGGGCAGGCCGTGGTGGTCAGCGAGGGCGTGCTGCGTGTCGATTGA
- the pdxY gene encoding pyridoxal kinase PdxY: protein MKVLSIQSHVAYGHVGNSSAVFPMQRLGVEVWPVHTVQFSNHTGYGQWRGRVFDGPAVEEVVQGVAERGALKECDAVLSGYMGSADIGTAILRTVAAVRAANRAALYCCDPVIGDTYSGVYVRPGIADFMRSQAVPAADILTPNQFELDLISDAPSDTLEAAKRAAASVQALGPRVLLVTSLVTAETPPDAIDMMAAEGGSFWRVRTPRLDLKAVSGAGDAVAALYLVHYLRTGSAALALGMAAASIHGLLRRTAEAGSEELLTVEAQEEFVAPSAAFPVEIV from the coding sequence ATGAAGGTTCTGTCGATCCAGTCGCATGTCGCCTACGGCCATGTGGGCAATTCGTCCGCCGTGTTCCCGATGCAGCGGCTCGGGGTCGAGGTCTGGCCGGTGCACACGGTGCAGTTCTCCAACCATACCGGCTACGGGCAATGGCGCGGGCGCGTCTTCGACGGGCCGGCGGTGGAGGAGGTGGTGCAGGGCGTCGCCGAGCGCGGCGCGTTGAAGGAATGCGACGCGGTGCTCTCCGGCTATATGGGCTCGGCCGATATCGGCACCGCGATCCTGCGGACGGTCGCCGCCGTGCGGGCGGCCAACCGCGCGGCGCTCTATTGCTGCGATCCGGTGATCGGCGACACCTATTCCGGCGTCTATGTCCGCCCCGGCATCGCCGACTTCATGCGCTCGCAGGCCGTTCCGGCGGCCGACATCCTCACCCCGAATCAGTTCGAACTCGATCTCATCTCGGATGCGCCGAGCGACACGCTGGAGGCGGCCAAACGCGCGGCTGCCTCGGTGCAGGCGCTCGGGCCCCGCGTCCTGCTCGTCACCTCGCTCGTCACTGCCGAAACGCCGCCGGACGCAATCGACATGATGGCGGCCGAGGGCGGCTCGTTCTGGCGGGTGCGCACGCCCCGCCTCGACCTGAAAGCGGTCTCGGGCGCGGGCGATGCGGTCGCAGCGCTCTATCTCGTGCATTACCTGCGCACCGGCTCGGCGGCCCTGGCGCTCGGCATGGCGGCGGCCTCGATCCACGGCCTGCTACGCCGGACCGCGGAGGCCGGTTCGGAAGAGCTGCTGACCGTTGAGGCGCAGGAAGAATTCGTCGCGCCGAGCGCGGCCTTCCCCGTCGAGATCGTCTGA
- a CDS encoding DedA family protein: MDFDAARQSILTFLETYKAWAPVVTGVIAFCESLAVLSLLVPATAILLGIGALIGSSGLPFWPLVIGAGIGAGLGDWVSYEVGFYYKDGIKRLWPMSRHPEMTAKAEAFLRRWGAGAIVIGRFIGPARAVVPLVAGSFGLARIPFQLANWSSAFVWAFVLLAPGAGLLTWLHY; the protein is encoded by the coding sequence ATGGATTTCGACGCCGCCCGCCAGTCCATCCTCACCTTCCTCGAAACCTACAAGGCCTGGGCTCCTGTCGTGACGGGGGTGATCGCCTTCTGCGAATCGCTGGCCGTTCTGTCGCTGCTGGTGCCGGCCACGGCGATCCTGCTCGGCATCGGCGCCCTGATCGGCAGCAGCGGCCTCCCGTTCTGGCCCCTGGTCATCGGGGCCGGCATCGGCGCGGGACTGGGGGATTGGGTCTCCTACGAGGTCGGCTTCTACTACAAGGACGGAATCAAGCGCCTCTGGCCGATGAGCCGGCACCCAGAAATGACGGCCAAGGCCGAAGCCTTCCTGCGCCGTTGGGGGGCGGGAGCGATCGTCATCGGCCGCTTCATCGGCCCGGCGCGGGCGGTGGTGCCGCTGGTCGCGGGGAGTTTCGGCCTCGCCCGCATCCCGTTCCAGCTCGCGAATTGGAGTTCGGCCTTCGTCTGGGCCTTCGTGCTGCTCGCCCCCGGCGCGGGCCTGCTGACATGGCTGCATTACTGA
- a CDS encoding cobalamin-binding protein: MRRFPPERIVCLTEETVETLYLLGEDRRIVGVSGYAVRPPQVRREKPRVSAFTSADLPKILALEPDLVLAFSDLQAEIVASLARAGVAVHLFNQRDVAGCLAMIRTVGALVGAAERAEALARSYEAHLAEVAAENAGRGRPKVYFEEWDEPMISGIGWVSDLIGYAGGQDVFPDLSRAQAAKDRIVTADQVIAAAPDVILASWCGKRVNMERIRARPGWDAIPAVAEGRIHEIKSPLILQPGPAALTDGFAAIRAALAVRQSGR; the protein is encoded by the coding sequence ATGCGACGCTTCCCGCCCGAACGCATCGTCTGCCTCACCGAGGAGACCGTCGAGACACTTTATCTGCTGGGCGAGGATCGCCGCATCGTCGGCGTCTCGGGCTACGCCGTGCGCCCGCCGCAGGTGCGCCGGGAGAAGCCGCGTGTCTCGGCCTTCACCAGTGCCGACCTGCCGAAGATTCTCGCCCTCGAACCAGACCTCGTTCTCGCCTTTTCCGACCTCCAGGCCGAGATCGTCGCCAGCCTCGCCCGCGCCGGCGTCGCGGTCCACCTGTTCAACCAGCGCGATGTCGCCGGCTGCCTTGCGATGATCCGCACCGTCGGCGCCCTCGTCGGCGCGGCGGAGCGTGCCGAGGCGCTGGCGCGGTCCTACGAGGCGCATCTCGCGGAGGTCGCCGCCGAGAACGCGGGGCGCGGACGGCCGAAGGTCTATTTCGAGGAGTGGGACGAGCCGATGATCTCCGGCATCGGCTGGGTCTCCGACCTGATCGGTTATGCCGGCGGGCAGGACGTGTTTCCGGATTTGAGCCGCGCCCAGGCAGCCAAGGACCGGATCGTCACCGCGGATCAGGTGATCGCGGCCGCGCCCGACGTGATTCTCGCCTCCTGGTGCGGCAAGCGCGTCAACATGGAGCGCATCCGCGCTCGGCCGGGCTGGGACGCCATTCCCGCCGTTGCGGAGGGGCGCATCCACGAGATCAAGTCGCCGCTGATCCTCCAGCCGGGCCCGGCGGCGCTGACGGACGGGTTCGCAGCGATCCGGGCGGCTTTGGCCGTGCGGCAAAGCGGCCGGTGA